ATTGAACATTAATATCTTAaacttcttattcttcttttttttcatctcaTCGATATCTCTAAAATTTGTACCATCTTTTGAGAATTCGTTGTGACAGTATGCGTAACCGTTGAAATTCTAACATAATTACACGTGATAACGTGCCTCCATTTGCCTTGCATATTAAATACTTTCCTTGCAATATTGATAAATACTAGTGAAAATCTAAAATGCCACTTGGTATAAATTTAGAACTATTGGtaagataaattttttttgggagTGTTAATGCCCCAAGAGAAAAGCTCTAAGATTTCTGATGGAATTATTCTAATGTCTAGAAAGGACACGCGTTGGTAAccatttttaataaaacaatTGGAGTATCAATGTCCCgtggagaaaaaaaatctaaagattTCTAATAGAATCATTCTAATATCtgaaaaagaaatgcataaaaTACTAATTCATTTGGCAACCATTATTAATAAATACTATCGTGTCGGGAAAATTATTAGGACTATTGGTGAGACGAAAAAAGGAATTGGAGTATTAATGCCCCATGGAGGAAAAAACTCTAAAAGATTTAAGGTGGAATTATCCTAATGTCTGAAAAAGGAATCTGTAAAAATCCCAATCCGTATCCACTCATCCCTGCGACGGACCGCAGGCGATCCACCCCCACTCGAACCAGAGGCTGAGGATATTTACCATCATTCCCAGACACGAACTccagagaagaaagaagaagctgaAACAGAGCTCCTTCCCCACCTCCCTCTCCTCCCCTGTTCCTCCCCTGTTTCTCGCTCTTCAGCcatgtctttctctctcttcaacgCCCCCGCCACGCCCCGGCCACGCCTCCTCCTACCCATCTCCTCCCCCGCCTccctcgccggcggcggctgcggcggcaaCAGGCTCTTCCAGACCCCTGCTCCTGCCGGTTTCGTCAAGCCGCTCCGAACCCACGATTctcttcctccgccgccgccgaggcCCGTCGTGGCGCTCTGCGCCAAGAAGGCGTCGCCGGGGATGAAGGAGCAGAAGTGGACCCACGAGGGCGTCATCGTGGAGTCCCTGCCCAACGGGATGTTCCGGGTCCGCCTCGACAACGAGGACGTCGTCCTCGGGTACATCTCCGGGAAGATCAGGAAGAATTTCATCCGGATGTTGCCCGGGGATAAGGTCAAGATCGAGGTGAGCCGCTACGACTCGACCCGGGGGCGCATCATCTTCAGGCTTCGCAGCAAGGATTCCGGGGATTAAGGCGAGTTTGTTTTGCCGACGGTGCCGCGCTTGACgtgtttgatgaaatgactCTGTTGGGTATTCCTGTGAAGTGGTTTGCTAATGGGATTGGGAAGAGGTAGGCACTCTGTTTTTTGCTTATGTAATTAGTTTGAATACCTGACCTTTTAAGTTCAATTTGGCATTCTGGGAAGTGTTGTCTTTTAGCTTTGCATACTTGAGCTGGTGTAAGAATTGCTCTTCGGTTGAATGGAAATGAAATGTATTTATCTCAGATTGTTCCATGGAGAAAATCCGGGCTTTACGAAGCTAATAGTTAGCATCAATAGTTATGCAATTCAGTCATCAATGCCTCTTGGGAATTCTACTACATGAACACTGGTTGCGAATTTCTTATTTCGATGAAACTGAATGTGTCAGTAATCAATCAAGTTGTATTATCTCTTTAATTTTGCGGCATGAAAGAGTTCTCCTAGAAGAGGCAAGCTCTCTCTTTGCGAGCAGTGATTGATAATTAATAATCTCAGTTGAAGTAAGTAAGCACCTGGTTTCGTGACTGTTTGACCTGAATTTTGTGATCCAATATCCAGATTATGCTGGAACTAGAATTGGAGATTCAAAATTATATGTGGAGGAGAATTTGTGTGTATTTAAGAGTGCAAATATGTAATTCGTGAGCTGATTCATTCGATAGAGTCTGCGTGAGACACTCTGATGAAATTAAGTAGGAAATCGACGTAGGCTATGGAGAACTTGCTGCAATAGTTCTATGTATTTTTGAGTGTTATGAACTCAAAATCATATAGCTGCAGAGAGAGATCATTACACTGTTTAGTGTGTTGATTGATATGAGAGGATATGCTAATATATCGAGCTCTAAACTTCATCGTTGTTGTGCGCCTATCTGACCCTACTCAGAAGGGGAATCTTTTTACTTGTTAGCTCCTACTTCAGATAATAGAGTAATTCCATCAGAGTAACAGTTCTGTTGCATCCCTGGGTGTAAAAAAGTGGAGAAGATGATCTTAAAAGAGGCCAAAAAAACAAAGGTTGAGTTCTTCAATCTTGCCTCTTCTCCTGCATGAGCAGTTTACCAATTTGAAGAAATACAGCCCTGGCATGCTAGCAAAAGTTAATTAAGTGCCGCATTAGTGAGAGGCCCGGTGCCACTCGAAGGGGAGAGGGTGCTCTAAATGACAGGGATGTTGTATCTGTAGAGGCAATTCGGCGCAGAGTTGTGGAGGAAAAGTTTGCACTTTCTGCAGCAGGTCTTGGATTTCCATTTTGCACATTGAAAATTCTGGACATTTAATGGAATTGCACTATCTACTGCTCGAGTCTCGCAAGTGCAGAGTTATGAGCATGGCCTGGATGTTGAAGACTAGCCACTTCAGAGTgaggagaaaggaagagagcgAGGGTAGATGGGCTTTGACTTGCAGAGTAAATAGAATGGCTTCTCAACAGAGCTATCGCACTAGTCTTCTCTTGAGCTTCACTTCATTCTTTCTCATTTCAATCTCATATGGTGTTCTATTTCTGTTAAAAAGGATTTAGTTTGCAAGCAATGGCATTGCTAAACTTGACATAAATACCATGTAAGAGAAATTACATGGAAGTGTAAACTTCCACCAGAAAAAGACTAAAGAGTGCAGTAGCAGGATGCTAAATCTGCTATTGTGTTTGAAGAACATACCAGGTTCTATTGAGAGAAAGTATCTTGTTACTAAGTCCTATAGTACTAATTTGCCATCTTCAACATAAGAGAATAAAATCTGCCCAGTGAAAACTTCTTTTAGGGTGCAAAGAGTCGAATTTGAAGTTGCACTGACTGTCAATAGTTTACGTGATAGCAGGATTCGTACATTGAGCTTTCAACTCCATTACAGTGCAAGGAGAAATCTTTACACTGCAAAGTGCTGATAGATACAAGAAAGTTCATACATTGAGCTTTCAACTCCATTACTGTGCTTATGTATGACAAGGAACTGCAAGAGAAAATATCCCATGAACCAGTGAGAAAACAAAGATAATCTTATTAGCACCCCAGACTTTGTACAATATATAATTTCATCCCGTTAACGGTCCACTTGCATCTATATCTGTACAAATATGGAGGACGCCTtcaaaagaaggggaaaagaagaagaagcaacatTTAAATTCTTTATTCTTGCCCTTTTTTCCTGTACAAAAAGCTTATCATTGCTCAATTTGATGTAGATAAAGCTGTGTAATGCCTAGAAACAGTTACCTCCTTTTGATGGATCTCGAGATTCCAAGACCTACAATTTCACGTATCTCTTCACAATCTTCAATGTACAGAGATTTCAGGCTTTTGAAGTTCGATAGGTCTGGCAACTTTT
This genomic stretch from Eucalyptus grandis isolate ANBG69807.140 chromosome 3, ASM1654582v1, whole genome shotgun sequence harbors:
- the LOC104452579 gene encoding translation initiation factor IF-1, chloroplastic codes for the protein MSFSLFNAPATPRPRLLLPISSPASLAGGGCGGNRLFQTPAPAGFVKPLRTHDSLPPPPPRPVVALCAKKASPGMKEQKWTHEGVIVESLPNGMFRVRLDNEDVVLGYISGKIRKNFIRMLPGDKVKIEVSRYDSTRGRIIFRLRSKDSGD